atttttatgcgGCAAGCGCTGCATAAACGatgccactgcacatttcaccAAGCTCCATCTGAGGCGCCACGGACCCAGCTGTGATTGCTGTCGTGTGTGCGTTGATTCATTTAAGAACGCATACAATTAAATCAGGCTTATTTATGCGTGCGTCGAAATCGCATTTTGTGGACTCTTGCGTGAAAATTTAATGCGCGAGTTTCTCTTTTAGTGAAAGGAAACTCATTTCTTTGTTCAAAAGTGTGCGAGCGAAACTTTTCTCCATCAAAACGCCACAAAGTATGCCAGTGTTTAAATACATGACGCTCGTTTTCCATTATTTTCCTTCATACTCTGCTATTATTGATGTTTTTAGTCGCACTTTCGCTTCTGCTTTTTAATAGTTGACAACTTTAAAATGCTCCATTGTAGTTAGAAAGTTCTACATTAAATATTCTAAACTTCCACTTAGTCTACTTTTAGCTGGCCTGCAACTCGTTTGCATAATGAgcgtgcatatatgtatatttacgtgtatatatgtatatttaaatatatgtacataaatgtgtgcttgtgtgtgtgcttaaTTTGCATGTATTTAATTGCGTACTGGAACTTACCTCAGCTGTGTTGTAAAAGTTTTTGCTTTAGTTGAAGTTAGTATAGTtaatgcttttgttgctgttattgtggTTGAAGCACAGTTGTCTTTTCGAAACGCGTCAAGAGCTAGAGATAGCTTTAGTGAGTCTGTCAAGTTCAGTGAAACTATCAGAGAAGAGGACAG
The sequence above is drawn from the Bactrocera tryoni isolate S06 chromosome 1, CSIRO_BtryS06_freeze2, whole genome shotgun sequence genome and encodes:
- the LOC120774452 gene encoding uncharacterized protein LOC120774452, which translates into the protein MSKRMYVIQSHKLLSSSLIVSLNLTDSLKLSLALDAFRKDNCASTTITATKALTILTSTKAKTFTTQLSYSNFAVSLLVNFAVKTKNSSTALENIVSKYPPIKQQQQQLQY